The following proteins come from a genomic window of Pichia kudriavzevii chromosome 1, complete sequence:
- a CDS encoding uncharacterized protein (PKUD0A07090; Pfam Domains: TauD(4.4e-100)) has product MKTSKYIMAAKTETVQGHNNETLEVVNDIPIDKQIEELIRSHKELSITRSSIVKFNYTGGADPEGLKLLPESSRRRIEEDGLDVSQGYPEIPPRSEIPIFVDEAYAIRAEDAPFVERGKNADPEKKALFGAAKEVIHLTKNVGTEIVGLQLADLTDQQKDELALLVAERVVVFFRDQKLPPTKQHELGKYLGNIEYHAQVPHVTGLPGATVIWNDYLNKKGSKLNYANANLANWDVLRNPGYGNQVWHTDLVHEHQPAGYTHLHLDAVPSTGGDTIWASGYGAYDKLSDEFKKFLDGKKAVFLSAHTYLDRNDPLGGPKRVERIHPLVRTHPATGWKSLFVNRGLTKRIIGVSPVESDLILNYLFDVYEKNADIQVRFKWTPTKQGYGTSAIWDNRISQHRAVWDHEGEEPRHGTRVTSLAEIPFFDPESKSQREALGKPIHKWD; this is encoded by the coding sequence atgaaaacaagCAAGTATATAATGGCCGCTAAAACAGAAACAGTTCAGGGACATAACAACGAGACTTTAGAAGTTGTCAACGATATCCCTATTGataaacaaattgaagagttaATCAGATCCCATAAAGAGTTAAGCATCACAAGGTCATCCATTGTTAAGTTTAACTACACTGGTGGTGCTGATCCTGAAGGATTAAAACTACTCCCTGAGTCTTCAAGAAGgagaattgaagaagatggtcTTGACGTCTCCCAAGGTTATCCAGAGATTCCACCAAGGTCTGAAATCCCAATTTTCGTTGATGAAGCTTATGCTATAAGAGCTGAAGATGCGCCTTTTGTCGAAAGGGGTAAGAATGCAGATCCGGAGAAAAAGGCCCTATTTGGTGCTGCCAAAGAAGTGATCCACTTGACCAAAAATGTTGGTACTGAAATTGTCGGTTTGCAACTTGCAGACTTGACTGACCAACAGAAGGATGAGTTGGCTCTTCTTGTTGCAGAGAGAGTCgttgtttttttcagagACCAAAAACTTCCACCTACTAAACAACATGAATTGGGTAAGTACTTGGGTAACATTGAATATCATGCTCAAGTTCCCCATGTTACTGGTTTACCGGGAGCAACTGTTATCTGGAACGACTACCTTAACAAAAAGGGATCTAAATTGAACTACGCTAATGCAAACTTGGCAAACTGGGATGTCTTACGGAACCCAGGTTATGGTAACCAAGTTTGGCACACTGATTTGGTCCACGAGCATCAGCCTGCTGGTTATACCCACTTACATTTAGATGCGGTTCCCTCTACTGGTGGAGATACGATCTGGGCATCTGGTTATGGTGCTTATGACAAACTATCTGATGAATTTAAGAAGTTTTTGGACGGCAAAAAGGCGGTTTTTCTTTCTGCCCACACCTACCTAGACAGAAACGACCCATTGGGTGGTCCTAAGAGAGTTGAAAGAATTCACCCATTGGTTAGAACACATCCTGCAACAGGTTGGAAATCCTTGTTTGTTAACAGGGGGCTAACTAAGAGAATAATTGGTGTTTCTCCAGTCGAATCAGACCTTATCCTAAATTACTTGTTTGACGTTTATGAGAAAAATGCAGACATTCAAGTAAGATTCAAATGGACACCAACAAAACAAGGTTATGGAACATCTGCTATCTGGGATAATAGAATCTCTCAGCATAGGGCAGTTTGGGACCACGAAGGTGAGGAGCCAAGACATGGTACTAGAGTTACCTCTTTGGCGgaaattccattttttgatCCGGAATCAAAATCTCAAAGAGAAGCATTGGGCAAACCAATTCATAAATGGGATTAA